In one window of Arthrobacter pascens DNA:
- the paaC gene encoding 1,2-phenylacetyl-CoA epoxidase subunit PaaC, whose amino-acid sequence MSETNASATRITPGNALRPEDIALEVRTGLAQPGKDVAEYALRLGDDALILAQRLGHWISRGPELEEDVALGNIALDQLGHARSFLSYAGGGLVGEGEPAKTEDDLAYFRREPEFRSAHLFEQPNGDFAVTIARQFVVSYYQFELYRRLTESSDETLAAIAAKAVKEVDYHRDHSAQWVLRLAGGTDESRKRMIHGLKLVWPYVGELFEDDELATRLAETGAAVVPSSLREDFDRLTGEVLKEAELEVPDVPPAPGGGRRGRHSEHFGYILAEMQVLARQYPGASW is encoded by the coding sequence GTGAGCGAAACGAACGCGTCGGCCACCCGCATCACCCCGGGCAACGCCCTCCGCCCCGAGGACATCGCCCTGGAGGTCCGCACCGGTCTCGCCCAGCCCGGCAAGGACGTGGCCGAGTATGCGCTGCGCCTGGGCGACGACGCCCTGATCCTGGCCCAGCGCCTGGGCCACTGGATCTCCCGCGGCCCGGAGCTGGAGGAGGACGTGGCCCTGGGCAACATCGCCCTGGACCAGCTGGGCCACGCCCGCTCCTTCCTCAGTTATGCGGGCGGCGGCCTCGTCGGCGAGGGGGAGCCGGCCAAGACCGAGGACGATCTTGCCTACTTCCGGCGCGAGCCCGAATTCCGCTCGGCCCACCTCTTCGAACAGCCCAACGGCGACTTCGCGGTGACCATCGCCCGGCAGTTCGTGGTGAGCTACTACCAGTTCGAGCTCTACCGCCGGCTCACTGAATCAAGCGACGAAACGCTTGCTGCCATCGCAGCCAAAGCCGTGAAGGAGGTGGACTACCACCGGGACCACAGCGCCCAGTGGGTCCTCCGCCTGGCCGGCGGGACGGATGAATCACGCAAGCGGATGATCCACGGCCTCAAGCTGGTCTGGCCCTACGTCGGGGAGCTCTTCGAGGACGATGAGCTGGCCACCCGCCTGGCTGAAACCGGTGCCGCCGTCGTGCCTTCCAGCCTGAGGGAGGACTTTGACCGGCTGACCGGGGAAGTCCTGAAAGAAGCGGAGCTGGAGGTGCCGGACGTTCCGCCTGCCCCCGGCGGCGGCCGGCGCGGCCGGCATTCCGAGCATTTTGGCTACATCCTCGCGGAGATGCAGGTGCTGGCCCGCCAGTATCCGGGGGCGAGCTGGTGA
- the paaD gene encoding 1,2-phenylacetyl-CoA epoxidase subunit PaaD: MYVADAGTAPGRVSARQKAWDIAATVCDPEIPVLTIEDLGILRDVKIVDDGGLVPAVLVTITPTYSGCPAMDAIRDDLKAAFVREGYPSVHVDLVLAPAWTTDWMTEAGKAKLQEYGIAPPSGMSAAGGHAGKVRLSLAVKCPQCNSLNTRELTRFGSTSCKALYVCQDCQEPFDYFKVL; the protein is encoded by the coding sequence ATGTATGTTGCAGATGCCGGAACCGCTCCCGGACGGGTTTCCGCCCGGCAGAAGGCGTGGGACATCGCGGCCACGGTGTGCGACCCCGAGATCCCTGTGCTCACCATCGAGGATCTGGGGATCCTGCGGGACGTGAAAATAGTCGACGACGGCGGTCTGGTTCCCGCCGTCCTGGTCACCATTACGCCCACGTACTCGGGCTGCCCCGCGATGGACGCCATCCGGGACGACCTCAAGGCCGCCTTCGTCAGGGAAGGCTATCCCAGCGTCCACGTGGACCTGGTGCTCGCCCCGGCCTGGACCACGGACTGGATGACGGAGGCCGGCAAGGCCAAGCTGCAGGAGTACGGCATCGCCCCGCCGTCGGGTATGTCTGCAGCCGGCGGACACGCAGGCAAAGTGCGGCTCAGCCTCGCAGTGAAATGCCCGCAGTGCAACAGCCTGAACACCAGGGAACTCACGCGGTTCGGCTCCACCTCCTGCAAGGCGCTCTACGTCTGCCAGGACTGCCAGGAACCGTTCGACTACTTCAAAGTCCTCTAA
- the paaE gene encoding 1,2-phenylacetyl-CoA epoxidase subunit PaaE: MPVVRQTAAESAQAAGRRRPSFHTLTVAEVRRLTEDAIEVSFHVPKELAGQFDYLPGQYVALRTKLPDENGELHEVRRSYSICAEPRTFEDGSSEIRVAVKQDLGGLFSTWANSELKPGDTLDVMSPMGAFVSKHGRDGKAVEQNVMNSMNHPEELAGEAASVGGGSFVAIAAGSGITPVIAIARTLLAANPETRFDLIYANKAAMDVMFLEELADLKDKYPQRLAIHHVLSREQRIAPLLSGRIDAEKLQQLLGTAIHADDVDEWFLCGPFELVQLCRDTLAERGVKPEQIRFELFTSGKPDRPEGHAGRPVLVDESKETYKITFKLDGLQGEVASPTHARESILNAALRVRPDVPFACAGGVCGTCRAKLVTGNVSMDENYALEQDELDRGYVLTCQSHPITPEVTVDFDV; this comes from the coding sequence ATGCCTGTTGTCCGCCAGACCGCCGCCGAATCGGCGCAGGCCGCCGGCCGCCGTCGTCCGTCCTTCCACACCCTGACCGTCGCGGAGGTGCGCCGGCTGACCGAGGACGCCATCGAGGTTTCCTTCCATGTCCCGAAGGAGCTCGCCGGCCAGTTCGATTACCTGCCCGGCCAGTACGTGGCCCTGCGCACCAAGCTGCCTGATGAAAACGGCGAACTGCACGAGGTGCGCCGCAGCTACTCCATTTGCGCCGAGCCGCGCACGTTTGAGGACGGCAGCAGTGAGATCCGGGTGGCCGTGAAGCAGGACCTGGGCGGGCTGTTCTCCACGTGGGCCAATTCGGAGCTGAAGCCGGGGGACACCCTGGACGTGATGAGTCCCATGGGCGCGTTCGTGTCCAAGCACGGCCGGGACGGCAAGGCCGTGGAGCAGAACGTGATGAACTCGATGAACCATCCCGAGGAGCTGGCGGGGGAAGCTGCCTCCGTTGGGGGAGGCAGCTTCGTGGCCATCGCGGCGGGAAGCGGCATCACGCCGGTGATCGCCATCGCCCGCACGCTGCTGGCCGCCAACCCGGAAACCCGCTTTGACCTGATCTACGCCAACAAGGCAGCCATGGACGTGATGTTCCTGGAGGAGCTGGCGGACCTGAAGGACAAGTACCCGCAGCGGCTGGCCATCCACCACGTGCTGTCCCGCGAGCAGCGGATCGCGCCGCTGCTGAGCGGAAGGATCGACGCCGAGAAGCTCCAGCAGCTGCTGGGCACCGCCATCCACGCGGATGACGTGGATGAGTGGTTCCTGTGCGGGCCGTTCGAGCTGGTGCAGCTGTGCCGGGACACGCTGGCCGAGCGCGGCGTGAAGCCTGAGCAGATCCGGTTCGAGCTGTTTACGTCGGGCAAGCCGGACCGCCCCGAGGGCCACGCCGGCCGGCCCGTGCTGGTGGACGAGTCCAAGGAGACGTACAAGATCACGTTCAAGCTGGACGGCCTGCAGGGCGAGGTAGCCAGCCCCACGCACGCACGCGAATCCATCCTCAACGCCGCGCTGCGGGTCCGCCCGGATGTGCCGTTCGCCTGCGCCGGGGGAGTGTGCGGCACGTGCCGGGCCAAGCTGGTCACCGGCAATGTCAGCATGGACGAGAACTACGCGCTGGAGCAGGATGAACTGGACAGGGGCTACGTGCTGACCTGCCAGTCGCACCCCATCACCCCGGAAGTCACCGTCGACTTCGACGTTTAG
- a CDS encoding enoyl-CoA hydratase/isomerase family protein, giving the protein MISLSINNGVAEVVLDAPYKLNSLDEQALAELGRAYDDAAAAASRGEVRALLLRGEGRAFCAGRDISGVTPEEDDAAAYLGGLVQPLLKKMSSFPAPTFAAAQGACLGVGLGLLLATDVVYVAENAKFGSPFAKLGATLDSGGHWYFTERLGMHRTLDLIYTAELISGAEAVAQGMFSRAMPADELLGDTRTIVAKVATGATGAFNASKELVAHIRDHRLGLWEAMEEENSEQARLCKSDDYAEGFRAFQEKREPRFTG; this is encoded by the coding sequence ATGATTTCCCTCTCCATCAACAACGGCGTTGCCGAGGTGGTGCTGGATGCGCCCTACAAGCTGAATTCGCTGGATGAGCAGGCGCTCGCAGAGCTGGGGAGGGCGTACGACGACGCCGCTGCCGCCGCCTCCCGCGGTGAGGTGCGGGCGCTGCTGCTGAGGGGAGAGGGCCGCGCCTTCTGCGCGGGCCGGGACATTTCCGGCGTGACGCCGGAGGAGGACGACGCCGCCGCCTACCTGGGCGGGCTGGTGCAGCCGCTGCTGAAAAAGATGAGCTCGTTCCCGGCGCCGACGTTTGCGGCGGCGCAGGGTGCCTGCCTGGGCGTGGGCTTGGGCCTGCTGCTCGCAACCGACGTGGTGTACGTGGCGGAGAACGCCAAATTCGGCTCGCCCTTCGCGAAGCTCGGTGCCACCCTGGATTCGGGCGGGCACTGGTATTTCACCGAGCGGCTGGGCATGCACCGGACGCTGGACCTGATCTATACGGCGGAGCTGATTTCAGGGGCGGAGGCGGTGGCGCAGGGGATGTTCAGCCGGGCCATGCCGGCCGATGAACTGTTGGGAGACACCAGGACGATTGTGGCCAAGGTGGCGACCGGGGCGACGGGAGCGTTCAACGCCAGCAAGGAACTGGTAGCGCACATCCGGGACCACCGGCTGGGCCTTTGGGAGGCCATGGAAGAGGAGAATTCCGAGCAGGCCCGGCTTTGTAAAAGTGATGATTATGCCGAAGGTTTTCGGGCTTTTCAGGAGAAGCGTGAGCCAAGGTTTACAGGCTAG
- a CDS encoding IS481 family transposase, with product MSHANAALTPRQRLRVARLIIDHGWPVSRAAEQFNCSWPTAKRWSERYAAMGEAGMIDRSSSPHRVANRTPQHLVRKVVHLRWKQRLGPIAIGAKLAMPASTVHAVLVRCRLNRLHHVDKRTGEVIRRYEHDKPGAMIHVDVKKLGNIPDGGGWRYVGRQRGHRNRAATPVRTGSRRHPIIGTAYVHTVIDDHSRVAYAEIHGDETAVTAVAVLKRAVSWFASRGVTVERVLSDNGSAYKSHLRRDTCRELNIKAKKTRPYRPQTNGKNERFHRTLADGWAFKRFYATESARRNALPAWLHHYNHHRPPTAIGGRPPISRLTNLPGQYT from the coding sequence ATGTCCCACGCTAATGCCGCTTTGACGCCACGCCAACGGTTACGCGTCGCGCGTTTGATCATTGACCACGGATGGCCGGTGTCCCGGGCTGCCGAACAGTTCAATTGCTCCTGGCCCACCGCCAAGCGCTGGTCTGAACGCTACGCCGCGATGGGCGAGGCGGGCATGATTGACAGGTCCTCGAGTCCCCACCGGGTGGCGAACCGGACCCCGCAGCATCTGGTCCGCAAGGTCGTGCATCTGCGCTGGAAGCAAAGGCTGGGGCCTATCGCGATCGGGGCGAAGCTTGCTATGCCTGCCTCCACGGTCCACGCGGTCCTGGTCCGTTGCAGGCTGAACCGGTTGCATCACGTGGATAAGCGCACCGGGGAGGTCATCCGCCGGTACGAGCACGACAAACCGGGGGCGATGATCCACGTCGATGTTAAGAAGCTCGGAAATATCCCGGACGGTGGTGGCTGGCGCTACGTTGGCCGGCAGCGGGGTCATCGGAACCGTGCAGCGACACCAGTCAGAACCGGCAGCCGCCGCCACCCCATCATCGGCACGGCCTATGTGCACACGGTCATCGACGACCATTCCCGGGTCGCTTACGCAGAGATCCACGGCGACGAAACCGCGGTCACCGCAGTAGCGGTCCTGAAAAGGGCTGTGTCCTGGTTTGCTTCCCGCGGCGTTACCGTCGAGCGGGTCCTTTCCGATAACGGATCAGCCTACAAGTCCCACCTGCGGCGGGATACCTGCCGGGAACTGAACATCAAGGCCAAGAAGACCCGCCCCTACCGCCCGCAAACAAACGGCAAGAACGAGCGGTTCCACCGCACCCTCGCTGACGGATGGGCATTCAAACGCTTTTACGCCACAGAGTCAGCCCGAAGAAACGCCCTCCCGGCATGGCTACACCATTACAATCACCACAGGCCCCCCACCGCAATCGGAGGTCGCCCGCCCATCAGCCGATTAACCAACCTGCCTGGGCAGTACACCTAG
- the galU gene encoding UTP--glucose-1-phosphate uridylyltransferase GalU, whose translation MTMGKAITKAVIPAAGLGTRFLPATKAMPKEMLPVVDRPAIQYVVEEAVNAGLTDLLMITGRNKRALEDHFDREPGLEAALEKKGDRERLESVQYASKLGPIHYVRQGEAKGLGHAVLCASQHVGHEPFAVLLGDDLIDENDCLLTTMMEVQQMTGGSVIALIEVDPSQISAYGCADISPVEGEGFVRVNSLVEKPAAGEAPSNLAVIGRYVLHPSVFGVLEETGPGRGGEIQLTDALQTLAAGEGEGSGVYGVVFKGRRYDTGDKLSYLKAVITLASERVEFGEDLKTWMKGFVS comes from the coding sequence ATGACAATGGGGAAAGCTATTACCAAAGCCGTCATTCCTGCTGCCGGATTGGGGACTCGCTTCCTGCCCGCCACTAAGGCAATGCCGAAGGAAATGTTGCCGGTGGTTGACCGGCCGGCCATCCAGTACGTGGTGGAGGAGGCCGTCAACGCGGGTCTCACCGACCTGCTGATGATCACGGGCCGCAATAAGCGGGCCCTGGAAGACCACTTTGACCGCGAACCCGGCCTGGAGGCCGCTCTGGAGAAGAAGGGCGACAGAGAGCGCCTGGAGTCCGTGCAGTACGCCTCCAAGCTCGGCCCTATCCACTACGTCCGCCAGGGTGAGGCGAAGGGCCTGGGACACGCGGTGCTGTGCGCTAGCCAGCACGTGGGCCATGAACCTTTCGCCGTGCTGTTGGGTGATGACCTTATTGATGAGAACGATTGCCTGCTCACCACCATGATGGAGGTGCAGCAGATGACCGGCGGTTCCGTGATCGCCCTGATCGAGGTGGATCCGTCCCAAATCAGCGCCTACGGCTGCGCGGACATTTCACCAGTTGAGGGCGAGGGGTTCGTTCGGGTCAACAGCCTGGTGGAGAAGCCGGCTGCTGGCGAGGCGCCGTCCAACCTGGCCGTGATCGGCCGGTACGTGCTGCACCCTTCCGTGTTTGGCGTGCTGGAGGAGACAGGGCCGGGCCGTGGCGGAGAGATCCAGCTGACGGATGCCCTTCAGACGTTGGCGGCCGGCGAGGGCGAAGGCTCAGGTGTGTACGGCGTGGTGTTCAAGGGACGCCGCTACGACACCGGCGACAAGCTCAGCTACCTCAAGGCTGTCATCACGCTTGCCTCCGAGCGTGTGGAGTTTGGCGAGGACCTGAAGACCTGGATGAAGGGCTTCGTCAGCTAG
- a CDS encoding Lrp/AsnC family transcriptional regulator, with protein MARPGSEAEPVPLDDVDRRIISELTRDGRMSVTQVAENVHISRAHAYTRIARLTGEGVLTKFTAIVDPIKAGLKSSAYVTLKVSQHSWRELREQLRAIPEVHHIALVGGDFDVILLVRAIDNIDLRRVIFDQLQSMPGVLDTQTFLVFEDVDTR; from the coding sequence TTGGCAAGACCGGGGTCAGAGGCTGAGCCAGTACCACTGGATGACGTGGATCGAAGGATCATTTCGGAACTCACCCGGGACGGCCGGATGTCCGTAACCCAAGTCGCGGAGAACGTCCACATTTCGCGCGCTCATGCCTACACGCGGATTGCTCGGTTGACGGGCGAGGGCGTACTGACCAAGTTCACTGCCATAGTGGATCCCATCAAGGCCGGACTCAAGTCCTCCGCCTACGTCACGCTCAAGGTGAGCCAGCACTCGTGGCGGGAACTGCGCGAGCAACTGCGAGCCATTCCGGAGGTGCACCACATCGCCTTGGTGGGCGGTGACTTTGATGTCATCCTCTTGGTCCGGGCAATCGACAACATCGACCTGCGGCGGGTCATCTTTGACCAACTGCAATCAATGCCTGGGGTGCTGGATACGCAGACGTTTCTGGTGTTTGAGGATGTTGATACGCGATGA
- a CDS encoding thiamine pyrophosphate-dependent dehydrogenase E1 component subunit alpha — translation MTISADHTASGHTERPVDADPVAEAVRKFGISVEDYMLPARHQIQMVDPDGRLKPEDEQGTEPGHEYPLPGDDELMVAYEQLVVGRRVNDQNSALVRQGRMAVYPSSHGQEACQVAAALCLSGGDWMFPTYRDAVAVMARGVDPVEAMTIFRGDWHSGFDPLKHKVGIQCTPLTTQLLHAVGVAHAAKLRGEDTVVLAMCGDGATSEGDFHEALNFAAVFHLPVIFFVQNNKYAISVPLAHQSVAPSLAHKAVGYGMAGERVDGNDVVALLAVLDRAVKLAREGSGPLLVEANTYRMQAHTNADDDTRYRENSEVAEWRAKDPISRMKTYLTDRGLLDGQVEARILEKAEAVATQLRDGLSEDVPVDPQGLFRHVFAKPTPQLKEQSAMLADELARDAASEEAEK, via the coding sequence ATGACGATCTCCGCAGACCACACTGCATCCGGCCACACAGAGCGGCCGGTTGATGCCGATCCCGTGGCTGAAGCCGTGCGTAAGTTCGGCATCTCGGTTGAGGACTACATGCTTCCCGCCAGGCACCAGATCCAGATGGTGGATCCGGACGGCCGGCTCAAACCCGAGGACGAGCAGGGAACAGAACCCGGCCACGAATACCCGCTGCCCGGCGACGACGAACTGATGGTAGCCTACGAGCAGCTCGTCGTCGGACGCCGGGTCAATGACCAGAACTCGGCGCTCGTCCGGCAGGGACGCATGGCAGTGTACCCGTCCAGCCACGGCCAGGAAGCCTGCCAGGTGGCGGCCGCGCTCTGCCTCTCCGGTGGCGACTGGATGTTCCCCACCTACCGCGACGCCGTCGCCGTGATGGCGCGCGGCGTTGATCCCGTGGAGGCGATGACGATCTTCCGTGGTGACTGGCACAGCGGGTTCGACCCCCTTAAGCACAAAGTGGGCATCCAGTGCACGCCCCTGACCACCCAGTTGCTCCATGCCGTGGGTGTGGCGCACGCGGCCAAGCTCCGTGGTGAAGACACCGTGGTGCTGGCAATGTGCGGCGACGGCGCCACCAGCGAGGGCGACTTCCACGAGGCCCTGAACTTCGCAGCCGTCTTCCACCTCCCGGTGATCTTCTTCGTCCAAAACAACAAGTACGCCATCTCGGTGCCGCTGGCACACCAGTCCGTGGCGCCGTCGCTCGCCCACAAGGCAGTGGGCTACGGTATGGCCGGCGAACGCGTGGACGGCAACGACGTCGTTGCGCTCCTCGCGGTCCTGGACCGGGCAGTGAAACTCGCCAGGGAAGGGTCCGGCCCCCTGCTGGTTGAAGCAAACACTTACCGCATGCAGGCCCACACCAACGCCGACGACGACACCCGCTACCGGGAGAACAGCGAAGTGGCCGAGTGGCGGGCAAAGGACCCCATCAGCCGGATGAAAACCTACCTGACGGACCGCGGCCTGCTGGACGGCCAGGTTGAGGCACGGATTCTTGAAAAGGCCGAAGCCGTAGCCACCCAACTGCGTGACGGGCTCAGCGAGGACGTACCGGTGGACCCGCAGGGCCTCTTCCGCCACGTCTTCGCCAAGCCCACACCCCAGCTGAAGGAACAGTCCGCCATGCTCGCCGACGAACTCGCCCGCGACGCAGCATCAGAGGAGGCCGAAAAGTGA
- a CDS encoding alpha-ketoacid dehydrogenase subunit beta — MSPTVTTSSEANGNVSAATARAAASAAATAEATGPQSITMAKALNTAMADAMHADASVLVFGEDVGLLGGVFRITDGLTKTFGEQRCFDTPLAESGIVGMAVGMAMNGMRPVVEMQFDAFAYPAFQQIVSHVAKMHNRTRGAVTLPMVIRVPYGGGIGGVEHHCDSSESYYAHTAGLKVFTPATVADAYRMLREAIDSDDPVMFMEPKKLYWSKDLVDLDELRAQHSANGEAGTSSEGRAAVARPGTDATLIAYGPSVPTALAAAAAAAEEGRSLEVIDVRTLVPFDDETVAASVNKTGRAVVIAEAHGFASVSSEIVARVQERCFHYLAAPIRRVTGFDVPYPAPKLEHYYLPGVDRILDAVDDLQWED; from the coding sequence GTGAGCCCCACCGTCACCACCTCGTCCGAAGCGAACGGTAACGTCAGCGCCGCCACCGCCCGGGCAGCCGCCTCGGCCGCCGCCACAGCAGAGGCAACCGGTCCACAGTCAATAACGATGGCAAAAGCCCTCAACACTGCTATGGCAGATGCCATGCATGCTGATGCTTCTGTCCTTGTTTTCGGCGAAGACGTGGGCTTGCTGGGCGGGGTCTTCCGTATCACGGACGGCCTGACCAAGACCTTCGGCGAGCAGCGCTGCTTTGACACTCCGCTGGCCGAGTCCGGCATCGTCGGCATGGCCGTGGGAATGGCGATGAACGGGATGCGCCCCGTAGTTGAGATGCAGTTCGATGCGTTCGCTTATCCTGCTTTCCAGCAGATCGTCAGCCACGTGGCGAAGATGCACAACCGCACCAGAGGCGCAGTCACACTGCCGATGGTCATCCGCGTTCCTTACGGCGGCGGGATCGGGGGAGTGGAGCACCACTGCGACTCCTCCGAGTCCTACTACGCCCACACGGCCGGCCTGAAGGTCTTCACCCCCGCCACAGTCGCCGATGCCTATCGCATGCTCCGTGAAGCCATCGACTCCGATGACCCGGTCATGTTCATGGAACCGAAGAAGCTCTACTGGTCCAAAGACTTGGTGGATCTCGATGAGCTGCGCGCCCAGCACTCCGCCAACGGGGAAGCCGGCACATCCTCGGAAGGCCGTGCCGCCGTCGCACGTCCCGGAACTGATGCAACACTCATCGCCTACGGACCGTCCGTGCCGACGGCGCTCGCTGCTGCCGCTGCGGCCGCCGAAGAGGGACGGTCGCTGGAAGTCATCGACGTCAGAACGCTCGTTCCCTTCGACGACGAAACCGTGGCTGCCTCCGTCAACAAGACAGGGCGGGCGGTAGTGATCGCGGAAGCGCACGGCTTCGCGTCCGTATCCTCGGAGATCGTGGCAAGGGTCCAGGAACGCTGCTTCCACTACCTGGCAGCCCCGATCCGGCGCGTGACAGGGTTCGACGTCCCGTACCCTGCGCCTAAGCTCGAGCACTACTACCTGCCCGGCGTGGACCGCATCCTCGACGCCGTAGACGACCTCCAGTGGGAAGACTGA
- a CDS encoding dihydrolipoamide acetyltransferase family protein — MTETKVFMLPDLGEGLTEAELVNWLVSVGDEIRVDQPIAEVETAKSMVEVPSPYAGTVTELHGEPGQTLDVGKPLISVAPAGAPAVEPVEMAANIYREEEKAGSGSVLIGYGTPAGGAAARRSRAPRRAAGSTAAGGPVAPPEGSISEVSDADKAADDLLLMRTRVPGRLGAVISPLVRRMAREHGVDLGGIHGSGESGLIMRRDVEAVISAPATREEERTGTEASVRQGSTDSRTGLAISSRTPLKGVRKAVAANMSRSRTEIPEATVWVDVDATALVELRAGLKKSGTPAPGLLAFIARFVTAGLKKYPELNTRIETSSDGSQEIVAFEGINLGFAAQTDRGLVVPSIGSAEKLSARELDEEIRRLTAVAREGKATPTELGSGTFTLNNYGVFGVDGSAAIINHPEVAILGVGRIIDRPWVVEGSLAVRKVTELTLTFDHRVCDGGTAAGFLRFVADAVEKPVQLIADI, encoded by the coding sequence ATGACCGAAACAAAAGTATTCATGCTGCCGGACCTCGGTGAAGGCCTGACAGAAGCCGAACTCGTGAACTGGCTGGTCTCGGTAGGGGATGAGATCCGCGTGGACCAGCCAATCGCCGAAGTCGAGACGGCCAAATCGATGGTGGAGGTACCGTCGCCCTACGCCGGGACAGTGACCGAACTGCACGGCGAGCCCGGGCAGACGCTGGATGTTGGCAAACCACTGATCTCTGTTGCTCCCGCAGGTGCTCCGGCGGTTGAACCCGTGGAGATGGCCGCCAACATCTACCGGGAAGAAGAGAAAGCCGGGTCAGGCAGTGTGCTGATCGGGTACGGGACCCCTGCCGGTGGCGCAGCAGCCCGACGGAGCAGGGCGCCCAGGCGCGCTGCCGGCTCAACGGCAGCCGGAGGGCCCGTCGCGCCGCCGGAGGGGTCTATTTCCGAAGTTTCCGACGCAGACAAGGCGGCCGACGACCTTCTGCTCATGCGCACCCGGGTCCCCGGCAGGCTGGGTGCCGTCATCTCACCCCTCGTCAGGCGGATGGCGCGGGAGCATGGTGTGGATCTTGGCGGGATCCACGGATCCGGGGAGAGCGGCCTGATCATGCGCAGGGACGTCGAAGCCGTGATCTCGGCGCCCGCGACCAGGGAAGAAGAACGCACCGGCACAGAAGCTTCTGTCCGGCAGGGTTCCACTGACTCCCGGACCGGCCTGGCTATCTCATCGCGAACGCCTCTCAAGGGTGTCCGCAAAGCCGTGGCCGCAAACATGTCCCGGAGCCGCACCGAGATTCCGGAAGCTACCGTCTGGGTCGACGTTGACGCCACTGCCCTTGTGGAGCTTCGCGCCGGCCTAAAGAAGAGCGGCACCCCCGCCCCCGGCCTGCTCGCCTTCATCGCCCGCTTTGTTACCGCCGGGCTGAAGAAATACCCGGAGCTGAACACTCGGATTGAAACCTCTTCGGACGGCTCCCAGGAGATCGTCGCGTTCGAGGGCATTAATCTGGGCTTTGCGGCTCAAACGGATCGCGGGCTGGTGGTGCCGTCCATAGGGTCGGCTGAGAAGCTCAGCGCCCGTGAGCTGGATGAAGAGATCCGCCGGTTGACCGCTGTTGCCCGCGAGGGGAAAGCCACTCCGACTGAACTCGGCAGCGGTACTTTTACGCTCAATAACTACGGTGTCTTTGGGGTGGACGGTTCGGCGGCGATCATCAATCATCCTGAGGTGGCCATACTCGGGGTTGGCCGAATTATCGACAGGCCGTGGGTTGTGGAGGGTTCACTGGCCGTTCGCAAGGTCACTGAACTGACGCTCACATTCGATCACCGCGTATGTGATGGCGGGACGGCCGCTGGGTTCCTGAGGTTTGTCGCGGATGCAGTTGAAAAGCCAGTCCAACTGATTGCCGACATTTGA
- a CDS encoding glycoside hydrolase family 16 protein yields MTAAPSPIVGGATQSPYNSQTYGRYSVRFKADPLAGYKLAWLLWPDSKQWPQDGEIDYPEGDLSKVIYAAVHGVVGGIHEDDVLRPNVPYGDWHIATTEWSPGGIEFFLDGKSIGVSTKFIPTKPMHYIMQTESCSPSCPLPGTSGHVYVDWLAIWTRE; encoded by the coding sequence ATGACTGCAGCACCGAGTCCCATAGTTGGGGGAGCCACTCAGTCGCCCTACAACAGCCAAACGTACGGGCGCTACTCTGTGCGCTTTAAGGCCGACCCTTTGGCGGGATACAAATTGGCGTGGCTGCTTTGGCCTGACAGCAAGCAGTGGCCGCAGGACGGGGAGATCGATTATCCGGAAGGGGACCTGTCAAAGGTCATCTACGCCGCCGTGCATGGCGTGGTGGGGGGAATACACGAGGATGATGTCCTTCGCCCCAATGTCCCATACGGGGACTGGCACATAGCCACCACTGAGTGGAGTCCCGGGGGCATCGAGTTCTTCCTCGATGGAAAATCGATCGGTGTTTCTACTAAGTTCATACCGACCAAGCCAATGCACTACATCATGCAGACCGAGTCCTGCTCGCCGTCCTGTCCGCTGCCCGGAACCAGTGGCCACGTTTACGTTGATTGGCTCGCTATATGGACCAGGGAATAG